CACTGGCCCAAGCTGCACTGAATGCAACATACCTGTGATGGGGTTCTTGCAGCCAGCACACTTCTTGGCCACGCACTCCTTGTAGCATTCCACGCAGTAGAACTGATCCTCCACGGCGGTGAAGCGCTTCCCACCCAGCTGCTTCTTGCAGTTGGAGCAGATGAAACACTCGGAATGCCAAGGCTGTTCCTGGTAAGTGAGGCCTCCAGAAGTGATGGGCTAGGAGGCAAAGAGCAGAGATGTGtttcaggaggggcagggaggaagagaggagatgcaAGCACAGGGTGTatggagggttggaagggctctgcCGTGGAGATGATCCCCAAATTAAACAGTGCGGTGCACATGAGTTCCTCTGTCTGTACTCCTGCATGCCTGGAGCTTTCATGAGGGCTTGGTTTACCTGCAGTGACTCCACAGTTCTGCACTGATCAAAAAACTTCTGAACCAGCTGTTTCATAAAATGCTTACTGCTGGAGTCCAcaagacctgctggagagctgaaaCCATCCCCCAAGGctggtgcccaggtgggttcGGCAGCGTTGCCATCAGCtaagcctgcagcccctgctcagaCACTGCACTCTGTGTGAGCCATTAGCTCTCCATTATACAGCCAGCAGCTTGCACCACCAGTAGCTCAAGGAAGGAGCAcaggcacagaaccacagaatcattttggctggtcATGGAAGccaacccttctctaactctgccaaggctggtgctaaaccatggtcctcagcaccacatctctgcctctctgaaggcagggatggggattcagccacctgcctgggcagcctctgccagtgtctgaaaaccttttcaggaaagaagtttcttccaatgttcagctgaaaccacccctggtgcaacccAAAGGCCTGTCCcttgctacttgggagaagagattgatCCTGACCTGGccccagcttcctttcagggagttgtagagagcaatgaggtctcccctcagcctcctcttcacgctaaaccaccccagttccctcagctgctccttcccagccctgttctccagacccttccccaacttcattgcccttctctggacctgctccagcacctcagtgtcatccttggagtgaggagcccaaactgaacccaggactcactgtgtggcctcaccagtgccaaggccaggaggacaatcactgccctcctgctggccccattactgctgatccaggccaggatgctgttggccttggcTAGCTGGGcacttgctggctcatgttgagccagCTGTCAACAagcacctccacatctttttctgctgggcagcttgccagccactgccccaagcctggagcattgcctGGTACAGCTTCAGCAGGATCTGTCTCGGTTTACTCTCCCAGCTTTCAAAAGACACAGGGAGGTTAGtctggcagctgcctctgcaaagGCAAGGACTTACATTCTTGCATTTAGCACAGGTCTTGGCAAACTTAAGCTCGTGGCAGGAGACACAGTAGAAGTCATCATCCTTGGGGAAGAAGCTCCCAGATCCAATCACTTTCTTGCACTGGCTGCAAGTGAAACAGTCCTTGTGCCAGACCATCTTCTTGTACTCGACGTTTTGGTCTCCTACAAGGGACAAAATTAACTTGTCATGTGGCATCTCAGGCTGGTGCCAAGGTCCCCACCCCAGGCAAGGCAGCACCTGGGGGCAAGCCCTGACCCTACCTATGCTCAGGATCTGATTGAAAGGTGGACAAGGAGTCAGCCTCTCCTTTCTGTTTCTGACTTCTGGATTCTCTTACCATATTTATCTGCCTGACAAACACTCCGAGAAGAGGACCTTGCATTAAACACTAGCTGCAGGCTGACCTCTCCACATGAGGGTTAACTGCTAAGCAGCCTTTCAACACTTGAACAAAAAGAACAGTCACAGCTGaagccatgctgtgctgctccagcctcccactCTGATGCCCATACCCCTCAGTGCAGCCGCCACAGCCTGCCACCCCACCATGGTTTTGCCCTAGAGCAGAACTTGGTGGCTCTACCCCCCTGACTGGCACCAGTACCTGCAATAATAGGCTTGAAGCAGCCCTTACACCTGGGTGCAtcctcagcagctgtgcagttGCTGCACCAGACCTTGTTGTTCTCCCTCAGCATGAAGGGCTCGTTGACCAGGGACGTGTAGCACTTGAAGCAGCGGAAGCAGCTGTCGTGCCAGTAGCGGTTCCTgaagtgcagctcctgcagagagcacaAAAGGAGTGAGCAGTGAGcccttctctcttgctgagcagccCTAGAACCGAGCCACTGTCTCAGCAGCTTGGCAAGAAAGGTTGGATGGGTTAGAATAggaggtttagaatagaataagtcaggttggaaaagaccttcaagatcatggcgtccaacctatcatccaacaccacctaatcaactaaaccatgcaaccaagcaccctatcaagtctcctcagcccattccaatgggcattcactctctctgtaaaacttcttcctaacctccagcctaaacctcccctggcacagcttgagactgtgtcctcttgttctggtgctgcttgcctgggagaagagaccaacctctgcctgtctacaacctcccttaaggtagctgtagagagcaagaaggtcacccctgagtctcctcctctccaggctaagcaaccccagctccctcagcctctcctcacagggctgtgctccagacccctccccatcctccttgcccttctccgCCCTTTCCACCCCCACTGGGGATTTCTTTACCCTCCACTGCTTGCTGTTGGAGAGCTGTGGAAAGCTGTGAGGGTGGAGGCCCCGAGCAGCTGCGGGCCGCGGCTCACCTTGGAGTCGGCCCCGATGGGTTTCTTGCACTCGATGCAGGTGTTGGCGCAGATCTTGTCGAAGCACTTGACGCAGCAGTGCCGCCCCTCCTTCTGCACGTACTTCTTGCCCTGCAGCGGCTCCCGGCAGTAGTGGCAGTCGAAGCGCTCCGACATGGTGCCCACGGTGTAGCTGCCAGGCCCTgcgggaggggaggagggcaaAAACTTCACCACCCTGGGAGCCCTGAGGGCTTCGTGGGGGTCTGTGAGAGGAGAGGCGCCCAGGgagggaccttgaggatcacGAGTCCGAGCGGTCTCTAACGCTGCCGAGGCTGGGGCtgaaccctggccctcagcaccgtgtctctgctgctttgaagcagctccagggatggggattcaaccaccaccttgggcagccagggccaggcttggagagcCCTTTCAGTCAAGGAGTTTCttctggtgtccaacctaaaca
This sequence is a window from Dryobates pubescens isolate bDryPub1 chromosome 18, bDryPub1.pri, whole genome shotgun sequence. Protein-coding genes within it:
- the FHL1 gene encoding four and a half LIM domains protein 1, producing the protein MAFHRHTGPGSYTVGTMSERFDCHYCREPLQGKKYVQKEGRHCCVKCFDKICANTCIECKKPIGADSKELHFRNRYWHDSCFRCFKCYTSLVNEPFMLRENNKVWCSNCTAAEDAPRCKGCFKPIIAGDQNVEYKKMVWHKDCFTCSQCKKVIGSGSFFPKDDDFYCVSCHELKFAKTCAKCKNPITSGGLTYQEQPWHSECFICSNCKKQLGGKRFTAVEDQFYCVECYKECVAKKCAGCKNPITGFGRGTSVVNYEDESWHDYCFKCTRCARGLANKRFVRHDGKIYCAECPKRH